From Perognathus longimembris pacificus isolate PPM17 chromosome 22, ASM2315922v1, whole genome shotgun sequence, one genomic window encodes:
- the Prob1 gene encoding proline-rich basic protein 1 has protein sequence MRTALAPPALPGLPRRLPTAPARRQDSSGSSGSYHTAPGSPEPPDVGPDAGGPANWLWVAPGRGAGAQPLLSVSAQNSRQQPRAGSGFPRGPGSGPPPPRPQLRMLPSGEMEVIFGALPPCGRSDAEEEEEEEEEQGGPVRQLPAAPPRPRAPDGGSRWATYLEVRAGGPGPEVRPQFECVEVALEERAAPARPRTVPKRQIELRPRPPNPPRAPAPRPRLLLRTGSLDESLGRLKAAAGLVQTALARKLGTPAAPAGRSPERPDPQPQEAPRGPRAGPEDGRARPPRALHGSAPARAPRPWPSLRERAIRRDKPAPGTEPLGPVSSSIFLQSEEKTQEGLDPEPTPRSPRDTPDRTVTGADRSGAPKPRSPSPSPPPWQSPNGALRGPLCPAPQNLPPGGRTVWRVTSPSFPEASSAWGNRSAKVEKTVGRRSPSPLALSPWAPQGVAGASCPSPEAPCPWQVRPPDVRDGAGPSPPAPFPWEAPEGPLAVRSPSPQEARGPAERGSPAACARGGMNGTAGQRASPAPSPPGTPEATEARSSPAPELAELAVPGRAPSPEGEAPEPPPRGPLAGPLDGRELPEALGSGEAAAGRPRVALPRPRDVRKMVKNTYAPRFPAQPAPPAPPGGEDGEDGGAPRAQGAREPPGPQLPAPAHYTSVFLKDFLPVVPHPYEPPEPPLHTAPPDAPPSDGVPRRRAENSTAKPYARTEIRLPGALVAGPRLERTPGARGTGRGRPEAGAQRPVPDGGARALPEPPPAGTEGGRRPRPGSPRARPSLSPGIAPKLETCPVAPEPAAVEAARPAEPRAPAPPPQPRAASAPPTDGIPHGPTPGLRGPPGAPPPGKVLVDPESGRCYWVEAPRQPRRRLLFDPESGQYVEVLLPPSSPGPPRHVYTPLALGPGLYPPAYGPVSGLSLPPSPHPPALSSPQLPWASEAGPPEGVYFLPVSGTPSPAPPLLFCAPPPSSGLVPPSKGSAFPL, from the coding sequence ATGCGGACGGCGCTCGCCCCGCCAGCCCTGCCCGGGCTCCCCAGGCGGCTGCCCACGGCCCCCGCGCGGCGCCAGGACTCTTCGGGTTCTTCGGGCTCCTACCACACGGCCCCGGGCTCTCCGGAGCCCCCGGACGTCGGGCCGGACGCCGGAGGCCCCGCGAATTGGCTCTGGGTGGCccctgggcggggggcgggcgcgcAGCCTCTCCTGTCCGTCAGCGCCCAGAATAGCCGCCAGCAGCCCCGGGCAGGCTCGGGTTTCCCGCGAGGCCCGGGCTcgggcccgccgccgccccggccccagcTGCGCATGCTGCCGTCGGGCGAGATGGAAGTCATCTTCGGCGCCCTGCCTCCGTGCGGCCGCTCCgacgcggaggaggaggaggaggaggaggaagagcagggggGCCCGGTGCGCCAGCTCCCGGCGGCGCCgccgcggccccgggcccccgACGGGGGCTCCCGCTGGGCCACCTACCTGGAGGTGCGGGCCGGTGGGCCGGGTCCCGAGGTCCGCCCGCAGTTCGAGTGCGTGGAGGTGGCGCTGGAGGAGCGCGCCGCGCCGGCCAGGCCCCGAACGGTGCCCAAGAGGCAGATCGAGCTGCGCCCGCGGCCCCCGAACCCCCCGCGggcgcccgcgccgcgcccgcggCTGCTGCTGCGCACCGGCTCCCTGGACGAGTCGCTGGGCCGCCTGAAGGCCGCCGCGGGGCTCGTGCAGACGGCGCTGGCCCGGAAACTGGGCACCCCCGCGGCGCCCGCGGGCAGGTCCCCGGAACGGCCCGACCCCCAGCCGCAGGAGGCACCTCGCGGCCCCCGCGCGGGGCCGGAAGACGGCAgagcccggccgccccgcgcgctCCACGGCTcggcccccgcccgcgccccgcggcccTGGCCCAGCCTCCGGGAACGCGCGATTCGGCGCGACAAGCCCGCGCCCGGCACCGAGCCCCTGGGCCCCGTCAGCTCCAGCATCTTCCTGCAGTCCGAGGAGAAGACGCAGGAGGGACTCGACCCGGAGCCCACGCCCCGGTCCCCGCGGGACACCCCGGATCGGACTGTCACCGGGGCAGATCGGAGCGGGGCCCCGAAACCCCGGAGcccgtccccgtccccgccgCCCTGGCAGTCTCCAAACGGGGCCCTGCGGGGTCCTCTCTGCCCGGCTCCCCAGAACCTGCCCCCGGGCGGCCGCACCGTCTGGAGGGTGACTAGCCCGTCCTTCCCCGAAGCATCCTCGGCGTGGGGAAACCGGAGCGCCAAGGTGGAGAAAACGGTCGGCCGGAGAAGCCCTTCCCCCCTCGCCCTTTCCCCGTGGGCTCCTCAGGGGGTCGCCGGGGCGAGCTGCCCATCCCCCGAGGCTCCGTGCCCGTGGCAAGTCCGGCCCCCCGACGTGAGGGACGGTGCAGGGCCGTCTCCCCCAGCCCCGTTCCCGTGGGAGGCCCCCGAGGGTCCCCTTGCGGTGCGGAGCCCTTCACCCCAGGAGGCACGGGGGCCCGCGGAGCGGGGCTCACCCGCCGCGTGTGCGCGGGGAGGCATGAACGGCACCGCGGGACAGCGGGCGTCACCCGCACCGTCGCCGCCCGGGACTCCAGAAGCCACGGAGGCGCGGAGCTCGCCCGCACCGGAGCTTGCGGAGCTCGCCGTCCCAGGCCGCGCGCCGTCGCCGGAGGGAGAAGCCCCCGAGCCGCCGCCCCGTGGTCCTCTCGCCGGCCCCCTGGACGGCCGTGAGCTCCCGGAGGCCCTGGGCTCGGGGGAAGCGGCTGCGGGACGCCCGCGCGTGGCCCTCCCGCGGCCGCGCGACGTGCGCAAGATGGTGAAGAACACTTACGCGCCCCGCTTCCCCGCCCAGCCggcgccccccgcgccgcccggcggggaggacggggaggacggCGGCGCGCCCCGGGCGCAGGGGGCGCGGGAGCCGCCGGGGCCGCAGCTCCCCGCCCCGGCCCACTACACTTCGGTTTTCCTCAAGGATTTCCTCCCCGTCGTGCCGCACCCCTACGAGCCCCCGGAGCCGCCCCTCCACACCGCACCCCCGGACGCCCCGCCGTCGGACGGGGTCCCGCGGCGGAGGGCCGAGAACAGCACCGCGAAGCCCTATGCGCGCACGGAGATCCGCTTGCCCGGCGCCCTGGTCGCGGGCCCACGACTCGAGAGAACCCCGGGAGCCCGAGGTACCGGCCGCGGGAGGCCGGAAGCCGGCGCGCAGCGGCCCGTCCCCGACGGCGGCGCCCGCGCCCTCCCCGAGCCGCCCCCCGCGGGGACGGAGGGGGGCCGCCGACCCCGCCCCGGCTCCCCTCGGGCGCGCCCCAGCTTGAGCCCTGGGATCGCACCCAAACTGGAGACCTGTCCTGTGGCCCCGGAGCCCGCGGCCGTCGAGGCGGCGCGCCCCGCggagccccgggccccggcgcccCCGCCGCAGCCCCGCGCCGCCTCGGCGCCGCCCACGGACGGCATCCCGCACGGCCCCACCCCGGGGCTGCGCGGGCcgccgggagccccgccccccgggaagGTCCTGGTGGACCCCGAGAGCGGCCGCTGCTACTGGGTGGAGGCGCCCCGGCAGCCCCGACGACGGCTGCTCTTCGACCCCGAGAGCGGGCAGTACGTCGAGGTGCTGCTGCCGCCCTCGTCCCCCGGGCCACCCCGACACGTGTACACCCCGCTGGCCCTGGGGCCCGGCCTCTACCCGCCGGCCTACGGGCCTGTCTCGGGCCTTTCCCTGCCGCCGTCCCCTCACCCGCCGGCCCTCAGCAGTCCCCAGCTACCCTGGGCCTCGGAGGCAGGGCCCCCGGAAGGGGTGTACTTCCTGCCGGTGAGTGGAACCCCCAGTCCCGCCCCACCCCTGCTCTtctgtgccccgccccccagctcagGTCTAGTCCCGCCCAGCAAGGGCTCTGCGTTCCCATTGTGA